From Lepisosteus oculatus isolate fLepOcu1 chromosome 8, fLepOcu1.hap2, whole genome shotgun sequence, one genomic window encodes:
- the exd2 gene encoding exonuclease 3'-5' domain-containing protein 2 isoform X2, translated as MSRQNALTIAVATMVSAALGGLVIWKVVRTRRRRSSPQQLDQGQPELSEQDSLVEPQASELPLLPLPEQVLGVEPTLVTSCEEWEMVWPAVQRDLSVYPVLGLDCEWVSVKGKAAPVSLLQMATYSGLCVLIRLPKFRSSTPPVPRTLLDVLQDPTTLKVGVGCYEDAGKLARDYGVAVNCTVDLRYLAMRQRQVTVYNGLSLKSLAQDILNFSLDKSLKLRCSDWEAEQLSQEQVTYAGRDAQVSVALFFHLLGLNSPETQNGTMPERGFKQLVSRCQGLVDVPFRGRGGEGDEKGPEGPGERRRRSKRATLDSQSSGDQQVPDPRKNRRKPLGVGYSARKSPLYDNCFLHAPDGQPLCTCDKKKAKWYLDKGIGELMSEEPFIVRLKFEPSGRPESQQDYYLTAKENLCVVCGKTDSYIRKNVVPHEYRRHFPTEMKDHNSHDVLLLCTACHAASNYHDNQLKQKLAEDYGAPLGCEEGVRLLEDSDRRHVRSAARALLNAADSLPHSRQEELLAVIKAFFNTTEVTPDMLKQAASLETRIFNESYIPHGLKVVQAYAHRGLRGLMELEKCWRQHFLSSMQPRYLPPLWSVEHNHTKLLRKYGENLVIQLS; from the exons ATGTCCAGGCAAAACGCCCTGACTATAGCTGTGGCCACCATGGTGAGCGCTGCCTTGGGGGGCTTGGTGATCTGGAAGGTGGTGAGGACCCGCAGAAGAAGATCAAGCCCCCAACAGCTAGACCAGGGGCAGCCGGAGCTGAGCGAGCAGGATAGCTTGGTGGAACCCCAGGCCTCCGAATTGCCCCTCTTGCCCCTGCCCGAGCAGGTGCTGGGGGTGGAGCCGACACTGGTGACCTCGTGCGAGGAGTGGGAGATGGTCTGGCCAGCTGTGCAGAGAGACCTGTCGGTCTACCCCGTGCTGGGCCTCGACTGCGAATGG GTGTCGGTGAAGGGGAAAGCGGCCCCAGTCTCCTTGCTACAAATGGCCACTTACAGTGGCCTCTGCGTTCTCATCAGGCTCCCCAAGTTCCGCAGCAGCACCCCACCTGTTCCCCGCACACTACTGGACGTCTTGCAGGACCCGACCACCTTGAAAGTTGGTGTGGGCTGCTACGAAGACGCAGGGAAGCTGGCAAGGGATTATGGGGTGGCGGTGAACTGCACGGTGGATCTGCGCTACCTGGCCATGAGGCAAAG ACAGGTTACAGTCTATAATGGCTTGAGCCTGAAGTCTTTAGCTCAAGATATTCTGAATTTCTCTCTGGATAAGTCCCTGAAGCTGAGATGTAGCGACTGGGAAGCTGAGCAACTCTCCCAGGAGCAG GTGACATATGCTGGCAGGGATGCCCAGGTATCAGTTGCTTTGTTCTTCCACCTGCTGGGGCTAAATTCCCCAGAGACACAAAACGGCACAATGCCAGAGAGAGGCTTCAAGCAGCTGGTGTCCAGGTGCCAGGGCCTGGTGGACGTGCCGTTCCGAGGGAGAGGCGGCGAGGGAGATGAGAAGGGCCCAGAGGGCCCTGGGGAGCGCAGGCGCAGGAGCAAGAGGGCTACGCTGGACAGTCAGAGCTCCGGCGACCAGCAGGTGCCGGACCCCCGCAAGAACAGACGCaagccgctgggggtgggctaCTCCGCCAG GAAATCTCCACTATATGATAACTGTTTCCTTCACGCTCCGGATGGACAACCCCTCTGTACCTGTGACAAAAAGAAGGCCAAGTGGTACCTCGACAAGGGGATTGGAG aGCTAATGAGTGAGGAGCCATTCATTGTGAGACTGAAGTTTGAGCCCTCGGGACGCCCTGAATCGCAGCAGGACTATTACCTCACTGCAAAAGAAAATCTGTGTGTGGTTTGTGGAAAGACAGATTCCTACATCAG GAAAAATGTAGTCCCGCACGAATACCGCCGGCACTTCCCCACGGAGATGAAGGACCACAACTCACACGATGTCCTGCTGCTGTGCACTGCCTGCCACGCGGCCTCCAACTACCATGACAACCAGCTGAAGCAGAAGCTGGCGGAGGATTACGGCGCCCCCCTGGGCTGTGAGGAGGGCGTGCGGCTGCTGGAGGACTCGGACCGCCGGCACGTCCGCTCGGCGGCACGAGCGCTGCTCAACGCTGCCGACAGCCTGCCCCACAGCCGGCAGGAGGAGCTGCTGGCGGTCATCAAGGCCTTCTTCAACACGACGGAGGTGACGCCTGACATGCTGAAGCAGGCCGCCAGCCTGGAAACTAG GATCTTCAATGAGAGCTATATCCCACATGGCCTGAAGGTGGTCCAAGCCTATGCCCACAGAGGGCTCCGAGGGCTGATGGAGCTGGAGAAATGCTGGCGGCAGCACTTCCTCTCTTCTATGCAGCCACGCTACCTCCCTCCTCTGTGGTCCGTTGAGCATAACCACACCAAGCTGTTGCGCAAGTATGGAGAGAACCTTGTAATCCAGCTCAGCTGA
- the exd2 gene encoding exonuclease 3'-5' domain-containing protein 2 isoform X1 — MSRQNALTIAVATMVSAALGGLVIWKVVRTRRRRSSPQQLDQGQPELSEQDSLVEPQASELPLLPLPEQVLGVEPTLVTSCEEWEMVWPAVQRDLSVYPVLGLDCEWVTEQHQQQGEMKPEADVSVKGKAAPVSLLQMATYSGLCVLIRLPKFRSSTPPVPRTLLDVLQDPTTLKVGVGCYEDAGKLARDYGVAVNCTVDLRYLAMRQRQVTVYNGLSLKSLAQDILNFSLDKSLKLRCSDWEAEQLSQEQVTYAGRDAQVSVALFFHLLGLNSPETQNGTMPERGFKQLVSRCQGLVDVPFRGRGGEGDEKGPEGPGERRRRSKRATLDSQSSGDQQVPDPRKNRRKPLGVGYSARKSPLYDNCFLHAPDGQPLCTCDKKKAKWYLDKGIGELMSEEPFIVRLKFEPSGRPESQQDYYLTAKENLCVVCGKTDSYIRKNVVPHEYRRHFPTEMKDHNSHDVLLLCTACHAASNYHDNQLKQKLAEDYGAPLGCEEGVRLLEDSDRRHVRSAARALLNAADSLPHSRQEELLAVIKAFFNTTEVTPDMLKQAASLETRIFNESYIPHGLKVVQAYAHRGLRGLMELEKCWRQHFLSSMQPRYLPPLWSVEHNHTKLLRKYGENLVIQLS, encoded by the exons ATGTCCAGGCAAAACGCCCTGACTATAGCTGTGGCCACCATGGTGAGCGCTGCCTTGGGGGGCTTGGTGATCTGGAAGGTGGTGAGGACCCGCAGAAGAAGATCAAGCCCCCAACAGCTAGACCAGGGGCAGCCGGAGCTGAGCGAGCAGGATAGCTTGGTGGAACCCCAGGCCTCCGAATTGCCCCTCTTGCCCCTGCCCGAGCAGGTGCTGGGGGTGGAGCCGACACTGGTGACCTCGTGCGAGGAGTGGGAGATGGTCTGGCCAGCTGTGCAGAGAGACCTGTCGGTCTACCCCGTGCTGGGCCTCGACTGCGAATGGGTAAccgagcagcatcagcagcaggGCGAAATGAAGCCAGAGGCCGAC GTGTCGGTGAAGGGGAAAGCGGCCCCAGTCTCCTTGCTACAAATGGCCACTTACAGTGGCCTCTGCGTTCTCATCAGGCTCCCCAAGTTCCGCAGCAGCACCCCACCTGTTCCCCGCACACTACTGGACGTCTTGCAGGACCCGACCACCTTGAAAGTTGGTGTGGGCTGCTACGAAGACGCAGGGAAGCTGGCAAGGGATTATGGGGTGGCGGTGAACTGCACGGTGGATCTGCGCTACCTGGCCATGAGGCAAAG ACAGGTTACAGTCTATAATGGCTTGAGCCTGAAGTCTTTAGCTCAAGATATTCTGAATTTCTCTCTGGATAAGTCCCTGAAGCTGAGATGTAGCGACTGGGAAGCTGAGCAACTCTCCCAGGAGCAG GTGACATATGCTGGCAGGGATGCCCAGGTATCAGTTGCTTTGTTCTTCCACCTGCTGGGGCTAAATTCCCCAGAGACACAAAACGGCACAATGCCAGAGAGAGGCTTCAAGCAGCTGGTGTCCAGGTGCCAGGGCCTGGTGGACGTGCCGTTCCGAGGGAGAGGCGGCGAGGGAGATGAGAAGGGCCCAGAGGGCCCTGGGGAGCGCAGGCGCAGGAGCAAGAGGGCTACGCTGGACAGTCAGAGCTCCGGCGACCAGCAGGTGCCGGACCCCCGCAAGAACAGACGCaagccgctgggggtgggctaCTCCGCCAG GAAATCTCCACTATATGATAACTGTTTCCTTCACGCTCCGGATGGACAACCCCTCTGTACCTGTGACAAAAAGAAGGCCAAGTGGTACCTCGACAAGGGGATTGGAG aGCTAATGAGTGAGGAGCCATTCATTGTGAGACTGAAGTTTGAGCCCTCGGGACGCCCTGAATCGCAGCAGGACTATTACCTCACTGCAAAAGAAAATCTGTGTGTGGTTTGTGGAAAGACAGATTCCTACATCAG GAAAAATGTAGTCCCGCACGAATACCGCCGGCACTTCCCCACGGAGATGAAGGACCACAACTCACACGATGTCCTGCTGCTGTGCACTGCCTGCCACGCGGCCTCCAACTACCATGACAACCAGCTGAAGCAGAAGCTGGCGGAGGATTACGGCGCCCCCCTGGGCTGTGAGGAGGGCGTGCGGCTGCTGGAGGACTCGGACCGCCGGCACGTCCGCTCGGCGGCACGAGCGCTGCTCAACGCTGCCGACAGCCTGCCCCACAGCCGGCAGGAGGAGCTGCTGGCGGTCATCAAGGCCTTCTTCAACACGACGGAGGTGACGCCTGACATGCTGAAGCAGGCCGCCAGCCTGGAAACTAG GATCTTCAATGAGAGCTATATCCCACATGGCCTGAAGGTGGTCCAAGCCTATGCCCACAGAGGGCTCCGAGGGCTGATGGAGCTGGAGAAATGCTGGCGGCAGCACTTCCTCTCTTCTATGCAGCCACGCTACCTCCCTCCTCTGTGGTCCGTTGAGCATAACCACACCAAGCTGTTGCGCAAGTATGGAGAGAACCTTGTAATCCAGCTCAGCTGA